Proteins from one Lachnospiraceae bacterium KGMB03038 genomic window:
- a CDS encoding ABC transporter ATP-binding protein, whose product MSETRDRKKSRPRVATATKLISRVIGYMLHYYKYLFALVVVCILITAIATVVGATFPQTLVDDYITPMMKNGSRDFSGLASDLIRLACIMGIGVVTAFTYNRIMVNVSQGTMLHLRDDLFRGMESLPIKYFDTHAHGDIMSVYTNDVDTLRQLLSQSIPQIINSLITMTATLITMIVLNPALTVISILTACVMLAVTANFSKLSGKYYIRQQIDLGAVDGFIEEMMDGQKVVKVFCHEQAAMEDFHKVNEKLRDSANKANRYANLLMPINANIGWISYALVAIVGAILGINGLAGVTIGTVVTFVGLNKSFTNPITQVSQQINFVVNAAAGAQRVFDLMDQTPEVDEGYVELVNAKEDENGNLTEADTRTNLWAWKHPHKADGTVTYTKLEGGVVFDDVDFGYTDDKIVLHNISLWAKPGQKIAFVGATGAGKTTITNLINRFYDIADGKIRYDGININKIKKPDLRRSLGMVLQDTHLFTGTVMENIRYGKLDATDEECVSAAKLANADGFIRRLPDGYDTMLTGDGENLSQGQRQLLAIARAAVADPPALILDEATSSIDTRTEKLVQAGMDALMRGRTTFVIAHRLSTVKNSDCIMVMEQGRIIERGTHDELIQEKGKYYQLYTGNFAEQGA is encoded by the coding sequence ATGAGCGAGACGAGAGACAGAAAGAAATCAAGACCCAGAGTAGCGACCGCTACAAAATTGATCAGCCGGGTCATCGGATATATGCTTCATTATTATAAATACTTATTTGCGCTTGTGGTCGTGTGCATCCTGATCACGGCGATCGCTACCGTAGTGGGCGCCACATTTCCGCAGACTTTGGTAGATGATTATATCACGCCAATGATGAAAAATGGCTCCAGAGATTTTAGCGGCCTGGCATCTGATCTGATCCGCCTGGCCTGTATTATGGGAATCGGTGTTGTCACCGCGTTTACTTATAACCGGATCATGGTCAATGTAAGCCAGGGGACTATGCTGCATCTGAGGGACGATCTGTTCCGCGGGATGGAGTCGCTTCCCATCAAATATTTTGATACCCATGCCCATGGCGATATCATGTCAGTTTATACCAATGATGTGGATACGCTTCGGCAGCTTTTGAGCCAAAGCATCCCTCAGATCATCAATTCTCTGATCACGATGACTGCCACGCTGATCACCATGATCGTGCTGAACCCGGCGCTGACGGTGATCTCAATCCTGACGGCCTGCGTTATGTTGGCTGTTACCGCTAATTTTTCTAAATTATCCGGGAAATACTATATCCGGCAGCAGATCGATCTGGGAGCTGTGGATGGTTTTATTGAAGAGATGATGGACGGCCAGAAGGTAGTTAAAGTATTCTGCCATGAGCAGGCGGCTATGGAAGACTTCCATAAAGTCAATGAAAAGCTGAGAGACAGCGCGAATAAGGCTAACCGGTACGCAAACCTGCTGATGCCCATCAATGCCAATATCGGGTGGATCAGCTATGCTTTGGTCGCCATCGTTGGAGCGATCCTTGGGATCAACGGTCTGGCAGGTGTTACCATCGGTACTGTCGTTACCTTTGTGGGATTGAATAAAAGCTTTACTAACCCCATCACCCAGGTCAGCCAGCAGATCAACTTCGTTGTCAATGCGGCGGCCGGAGCGCAGCGTGTTTTTGACTTGATGGATCAGACGCCGGAAGTAGATGAGGGATATGTGGAGCTGGTCAACGCTAAGGAAGATGAGAACGGAAATCTGACAGAAGCGGATACCCGTACCAATCTGTGGGCCTGGAAACATCCCCACAAGGCGGATGGAACCGTTACTTATACCAAGCTGGAAGGCGGGGTCGTCTTTGATGATGTGGACTTTGGCTATACCGATGACAAGATCGTGCTCCATAACATCAGCCTGTGGGCGAAGCCGGGACAGAAGATTGCTTTTGTCGGCGCTACCGGAGCAGGAAAGACTACCATCACCAATTTGATCAACCGTTTTTACGATATCGCGGACGGTAAGATCCGTTACGATGGTATCAATATCAATAAGATCAAGAAACCGGATCTGAGAAGATCTCTTGGAATGGTGCTTCAGGATACCCATCTGTTTACAGGGACGGTTATGGAAAATATCCGCTACGGAAAGCTGGATGCTACAGATGAAGAGTGCGTCAGCGCGGCTAAGCTTGCCAACGCGGACGGGTTTATCCGTCGTCTGCCAGATGGTTATGATACCATGCTTACCGGAGATGGGGAAAACTTAAGCCAGGGTCAGAGACAGCTTCTTGCGATCGCAAGAGCCGCGGTTGCCGATCCTCCGGCGCTGATCCTGGATGAGGCTACGTCATCTATTGACACCCGTACAGAGAAGCTGGTACAGGCCGGCATGGATGCGCTGATGAGGGGACGTACTACGTTTGTCATTGCTCACCGGCTGTCTACCGTCAAGAATTCAGACTGTATCATGGTCATGGAACAAGGCCGCATTATCGAGCGGGGAACTCATGACGAGCTGATCCAGGAGAAGGGCAAGTATTACCAGTTGTATACCGGAAACTTTGCGGAGCAGGGAGCATGA
- a CDS encoding ABC transporter ATP-binding protein, whose amino-acid sequence MRKVLQQLGAYRRDTFLCIGLTALEVIMEILMPFITAMIIDNGLEAHNLGVVYRYGALMVLMAFLSLTFGGLAGKNAASAASGLSANLREAIYANIQTFSFSNIDKFSVPSLVTRMTTDITNVQNAFMMVIRVAVRAPLNLIFSFGMCLIISPRLSAMFLIAVVFLIIVIGTIMVVTLKIFRQVFRRYDDLNASVQENVTAIRVVKAFVREEHENVKFGKASKMLYDLSVKAEALLAFNSPAMMIAVYFCIISVSWFGAQYIVGGTLTTGDLTSLFSYIMSLLMSLMMLSMVIVMISMSMASIRRIEEVLDERPDLTDPEDPVMSVADGQIDFNHVNFSYKHGSGKNALSDIDLHIKSGETIGVIGGTGSGKSSLVNLICRLYDVDEGSVCVGGTDVRQYDTEVLRNQVSVVLQKNTLFSGTILDNLRWGNPDATEEECVEACKAACADEFIDRMPQGYHTWIERGGSNVSGGQKQRLCIARALLKKPKVLILDDSTSAVDTATDANIRAAFEKEIPGTTKIIIAQRVSSVQSADRILVLDEGKINAFDTHDNLLEHNAIYQEIYNSQIEGGGDFDQPA is encoded by the coding sequence GTGAGAAAAGTTTTACAGCAGCTAGGAGCTTATAGGCGGGATACCTTTTTATGTATAGGACTCACCGCTCTTGAAGTGATCATGGAAATCTTAATGCCTTTTATTACGGCGATGATCATAGATAACGGCCTGGAGGCTCATAACCTTGGCGTTGTCTACAGATATGGAGCGCTTATGGTGCTTATGGCGTTTTTAAGTCTGACATTTGGCGGTCTTGCGGGTAAAAACGCGGCCAGCGCGGCTTCCGGTCTGTCGGCCAATCTAAGAGAAGCTATTTATGCCAATATACAGACGTTTTCTTTCTCTAATATTGATAAATTCAGTGTGCCCAGTCTGGTCACACGTATGACTACGGATATCACCAATGTCCAGAACGCGTTTATGATGGTGATCCGTGTGGCGGTGCGGGCTCCGCTCAACCTGATATTCAGCTTCGGCATGTGTTTGATCATCAGCCCTCGGTTAAGCGCAATGTTCCTGATCGCGGTCGTATTCCTGATCATTGTGATCGGAACGATCATGGTAGTTACATTGAAGATTTTCCGTCAGGTATTCCGCAGGTACGATGATCTGAACGCCAGCGTTCAGGAGAATGTGACTGCCATCCGCGTAGTCAAGGCATTCGTCAGGGAAGAACATGAGAATGTGAAGTTTGGGAAGGCCTCGAAGATGCTCTATGACCTTTCGGTAAAGGCGGAAGCTTTGCTGGCATTCAACAGTCCGGCAATGATGATCGCGGTTTACTTCTGTATCATCTCGGTCTCTTGGTTCGGCGCCCAGTATATCGTGGGCGGGACGTTAACAACTGGAGATCTGACCAGCTTATTCAGCTATATTATGTCGCTTCTGATGAGCCTGATGATGCTTTCTATGGTCATTGTTATGATCAGCATGTCTATGGCAAGTATCCGACGGATTGAGGAAGTCCTGGACGAGAGGCCGGACCTGACCGATCCGGAAGATCCGGTCATGAGTGTGGCTGACGGACAGATTGATTTTAATCATGTGAATTTCTCATATAAGCATGGCAGTGGGAAGAACGCCCTGTCAGACATCGACCTTCATATCAAAAGCGGAGAGACGATTGGTGTGATCGGAGGAACGGGATCTGGAAAGAGCAGCCTGGTCAATCTGATCTGCCGACTGTATGACGTGGATGAAGGTTCCGTCTGTGTAGGAGGTACAGATGTCCGCCAATATGATACAGAAGTCCTGCGGAACCAAGTTTCTGTGGTGCTTCAGAAAAACACATTGTTTTCCGGTACCATTCTCGACAACCTGCGCTGGGGAAATCCTGATGCCACGGAAGAAGAATGTGTCGAAGCGTGCAAGGCGGCCTGCGCTGATGAATTTATCGATCGGATGCCCCAGGGATACCATACTTGGATCGAGCGGGGCGGATCTAATGTATCCGGCGGTCAGAAGCAGAGGCTGTGTATTGCCCGCGCGCTTTTGAAGAAGCCAAAAGTATTGATTCTGGATGATTCTACCAGCGCTGTAGATACAGCGACGGACGCAAACATCCGCGCGGCCTTTGAAAAAGAGATCCCAGGCACCACTAAGATTATTATTGCCCAGCGTGTATCAAGCGTTCAGTCCGCGGATCGGATTCTGGTATTGGACGAAGGGAAGATCAATGCCTTTGATACCCATGACAATCTGTTGGAACATAACGCCATTTACCAAGAGATCTACAATTCGCAGATCGAAGGCGGCGGCGATTTTGACCAGCCTGCTTAA